TATTACTGTTTGCTTTGGTAGTTCGTAAAATGTCAATCGTTATGTCACGTCAGTGATTGCATAATTTCAGTCTGAAAATTCCATGTCTCTTACTTGCCTATCCATGACATATCTCGCAcgtattctcttcattttcaaaGTTTCTATACACTTTTGACGCATATCATTTTGTTATAAAgtgcaattttcgaaatttttactcCGAAACGTACTTTTTCCTCTTTACAATACTTTCAGTTCACTAGTTCACATTTTCGGATGGCAATAATTGTTTTTGGTGCTTTCTGTGAGTAAATGGTTTATGATTGCACAACACTTTGCAACGGTTAGTGTTTGAAAAATCGATTGTGTTTCAGTCATTATTTTTACAAGGTCAGTATTTTTCTTGATCAGGTGCTGTTGGTGTTTGTTCAGATACAGTTGGAAACTGGTGCGCTGCATTTCTGTCTTTAGCACTATTGACAACGCTTTCATAAGATGGGGGCAAATCCAACGAAGGATTGAAATCTCCATGCTCAGCTTCAGCATGAACAGTTGCATTTTCTGCATTATGCGCTGCACGTCCATAGTTAGGATTGTACACGGACACAAAAATAGGAAACGCATCATTTGATGGCAGGACAATAGAATCACGATTCGGTGGCTGAAATGGTGCTGTAGCTCCTGATGGAGGGGCAAACACAGTTGGTCCTTGCGGTGGTGGTGGATGGACGACAGCATCTCCTACATCATGTTCTTCATCCCTCATATACTTACAACAACACTTGATGGCAATGGCGATTATGGCAACAACAATGGCTATAACAACGTAAATTACTTTTTCACTCGTTGTAAGGTTTCTCCTTCTTGGGGAGTGACTTGAAGCTAAGGTTGTAATGTCAGAATCTGAAGAGTTTAATTGTTCTATTGTAGCGTTGCCGATAATGTCATAGTCGTCCTCATAAGCGTCATTTAGCTCTAAATAGAAACGAAAAAAGTATTTCAGAAGCCATCCTTTAAACTCAGTTTCAATAAAATAGAATGTGTATGCttgattaattaattataaagattttataaattaaaaaatacccctgtaaaaatacaatacattatttaatttatgaaaagaaGAAGATATTTAGCCCCAGTTTCTTTTAGAATAATTTGAATCAGTAAAGATAGTCGATATCGCATCAAATTCCATCAGAGTAAACCAGCAGCATAATTTTTGACGAGTATTATCCTTGCACACCACCACCACCGTTAATTGTGAATAACATTTAGACTTCTAAATACCTGTGGCATGTGCGTTGTTGCAGCAGGTTTCagtaaatgaaatcaaaatatgcAAATACGAAATAAAACTGACAAAATTTACAAAGGCCACAAGATGCTGCTCCAAAACGGGGAACTTTTGttcttaataattcaaaattattttcctaGGTTAGGAAAATCTATAAtccatatattttgaaaagaattcgTTTCGCTGGCCCAATCAAACCTCAGAGCAAAGtttttaccaaatttaatttaagttTGCTTGTTAACTTAAAACATATCGAGGGCTGAGTGCTACAACTGGATAACTACAAATTtggtgaaatagtttgtttccctttcgttgaaaatatttcttcataaatacttctaa
This sequence is a window from Uloborus diversus isolate 005 chromosome 10, Udiv.v.3.1, whole genome shotgun sequence. Protein-coding genes within it:
- the LOC129231753 gene encoding uncharacterized protein LOC129231753 isoform X1, which gives rise to MFCKYLTLHILTISVINCLFLQCGAEVDAKLNDAYEDDYDIIGNATIEQLNSSDSDITTLASSHSPRRRNLTTSEKVIYVVIAIVVAIIAIAIKCCCKYMRDEEHDVGDAVVHPPPPQGPTVFAPPSGATAPFQPPNRDSIVLPSNDAFPIFVSVYNPNYGRAAHNAENATVHAEAEHGDFNPSLDLPPSYESVVNSAKDRNAAHQFPTVSEQTPTAPDQEKY